The Apostichopus japonicus isolate 1M-3 chromosome 12, ASM3797524v1, whole genome shotgun sequence sequence TATTACGTTGTTATGTAAACAATAAATGCACATTGCGGTCTAATTTGGAAGCTGTTcgggtgtttcagtcggtagGTCTATATGTACTGCTGTTCTTAACAGTGGCCTGATAAGCTTATTTAACAGACTATTCTTCATGGTTTGCTTACTGTAAATTTGAAGGAGCGCGTAATCCATCCATAACCGTAATCCTGTATACATCGCACAGACATACATGCCAGCGTCAGCCACTGTAACATTAGTAATCTCCAATGACGCATATCTACCATCGTCTGATAGCTTTGATGTGTACCGATCATCCTGGTTATATGGTTCCTTTTTGTGGCTATGGCCGGCatcagttatggttacattctCGAAGAACCACAAGGAAGTCACATCTCCGGTGAAGTTGTTCGTGCATGCTAGCTTTGCACAACTACCGATTGCCTCTGTATGTGTTTGGATGCCAAGACAGCCTAATTTTcgagaagaaaatcaaaaattgcatttattcatttcattaactcaattttttgttatgtttgtttttggCTTCCGTCCCTCACTTTCGATATTTTTGAACTCATTACAACGACCTGATAGTTCCTTCAATTcgatgattgttttattttcttcttctttttggcGTTAATTGGTACTTATACGATATGCGGTATACTTGTTTGATAAATGTCCTCGGACTATTTCTGTCAACATCAAAGCCTATCTATCCCACGCGTGATGAAAGCAGGCTTACTGAATTAATAACGTTATGTTAGTTACCCTGGATTTGCCACAAAAAAAGGGGCGATAAAACATTCAATTGGTCAAAAGGAAAACCATCATTTTAGATTGCAAACACCTAATTAGAAACAATTAACGTAGCTATACGAAGCCCACGATATCAATAGTTTGTTAAAGAAAGATTAAAGGAAGTATTGCGACCCAACAAGAAAAGGTGCggctgaaaaagaaaaaaaaaatatcatcttCAAAAGTGGTTACCTTCAAATATGAGAAAACACGCCAGAGTCCAGACGGCAGAAGTGATCTTGTAAGGACAGGTAACCGATAGATCGATCTTCATCATGTTCTTTCGTCCTGGAAACAACCGGATGCTTATGTATTAACCTGTAACTGATCATACTCGCGTCGTAGTAAATATGGCGGACTAATTTAACTTCCTGGTTCGTTTATTAATTGATCATGTATGAAAAGTGATCGCAAACATGATTGTCTGTTGTTAATGCGAAAGTGAAATGAAACATGTTTGACGTGTGTCTGTGTTTGATGTGGGTGCTGCGTGGTGTATTAGTGTAGGAGTCAAAATGGCCGGCCACGGCCCCtggtgatcagtggcgtagctagaagTTTTGGCGCCCGGGTGCAAGAGTAAAAAATTGCGCCCCCACCTCCACtactaaaagaaaatgaaattgcgcgcgaaaaatgttggtttttTATTTCGGGTAAGcggttacagcccccccccccctcttccccctaaATCAAGTTGTGCTCATACGCCTATGAAATTTCCACCTATCGAAATCTACTGCCTTGGAACTGTTTAATGAAATACCGAAATTTCCGTGACATGTTGttattacagaatacagaacagaattaaaaaaagagagaaagcgGTCAACATGGACTGAACAACATGGAGGCACTTGCCCCACCACCCAACAATTTAGCTTCCCTTCCAAACAAGGACAACTGTTCCTCCTCGTAATCCTCTCTTGCGCGCCACCTCTATCTcgctctctctttctcttctcTCTATTTACAGGCAAACTGTTTGCAAGGCAGTTAATTTGAGTAAATTTGCTAgcaaaaaatgtttattttaccCAGTGTTCCTTCTAATTAACGCGCTAAAACCTGGATATTCAGATATTCCCGTGGAAGGAAGTGGGTCCGTTCTTTGTCTAATATTTCGCTCCTGTCTGGAGGTGTCCAGGTTCATCATTATTTCATTTGCGTACACATTTTTGTCAAGGAAGAAATTCTCCATCTGAATGTAATTATAAGTAGACCTATTAATTTCAGGTGACATGCGGGTGAATCGAAACTACTGAAACTGgatgaaattaaaacttttgAAGACTTAATTACACTTCAGAAGAAGTATTGTGCTCTATTAACTGAGCTACTCGATCCACAGTTTTTTCCTTTGCTGGAGTGAACAACAGTACCTTGCAGGCAGGTCAACCAAGACCCACACCCCTTTGCATCCCGTACTGCAGGAAAGTGCAAGCAATGGTCTTGAAGATAAATTCAGCTGAAATGGATTGTATCAATGGGAATGTATCAATGGGAATAAACAAAGTATACCTGTTCAATTGAAGTATGTGTTTCCTAGTCGAGTATATTATGCGTGTTCTAAGTTCTCACCAGAACATTGGTTCTGGCTATCAAGTACCACAGTGCGAGTACTGTTTTCGGGATTTGGAGTACAAGTGTCCAAGTGCTGCTTTTAAATCTGAGCACCGACTACGAGAATTGTTTCATCCAAGTGATAGGTCACATAATCAAAACCCAACATTTTGGCCGTAACATGCACGTCAAAATGGTAATATAACCGAAACCCTACAACCCATTAAGGATAACAGACAGAGTATTAATTATAGTCCTTGATTAAAGGAAATCAAAAGACAAAGTTGTCATATCGGTACGAATAAGTCTGTCACGACTTCCAGCTAGGCCTTTGTTATGTTAATTCGTACTTAATTCAGTTGGAAGAAGGTACGATTAAAGTAGGGGTTGATTGGAAATCTACAGAAAAAACAGATCCAATCAATCTAAATAAACGATTAATAGTTCCCGTTGAATTCATGTTGGTTTATTATATCTATTTCTCTTAATTAATGTTGGATTATAAAAAGATCAATCAAATTATGATATACAGCCTTGTAtggtaaataaaaataatgattataagATCGTTCTCTTTCGAACATAATTCCAGTTCTGAAGAGCCTGTGCGATTGGGATATACACTTGCTGTGTAGACTAGAGTGAAGCTATATACGACGATGCATCATTAACCATTTCCCCCACTCTACTCACAAAGTGTGACTACTTATTAGCACATAGCTCCAAAGAGCCAATCAAAAGTGAAGCCAATAAATATCAGCTGCACGAGTGTAAATATCTGGATGGAACATATGTGTCCTAAACTCACATTGCTCTGGAAGAATTTTATGCTCAAGatcaagtaaacaacaaattattCTAAACGAGCGTGAGACCAGAGGAGTCAATGTCTTCCAGGGATATATTTCAAATCGGAGGATATCTTCATGTTGGCTATAAGGGGCTTACAGAGTTAATGTAATATATTCCAGACTAATCAATGGCACTAAACAGTAAGATCAGTGTAATTTTCCCAAGGCTGATGACGTCAAAGGTCAGGGCTCAAAGGTCAAACAGTACCTTATTGATAATTACGTGTGCATATTGCTAGTGTTAATTTGATACTTTATAGATTTCTTTGTTATAGATGTCAGGTTGCGGTTCCATTGCTGATGCTGCTGCACGTGTGTCAACCTGAAACAGAGCAAACCAATacgaaaatgtaaaaaaaaaaaattcttagaGACCATATCTGGAGGAAATGACATTAAAAATGTATCTTAATAAACTGTTAATGTCTATGAAGCATAAAATAACTTCTTTGGCAAACCAAATTAATTCAGATATGTTAATATGCATATGCAGTTCCTAGCGACATTGGGTGCCAGTGCATCCCATGAACCCTTTACAGCTGACAGGCTGAGTAAAAGACCTTATTATATCATTTAACGTTATTGCATGTACTTTGCGATGACGAGCAATGTCTTACAAAGTTATGGTAATGTATATATGGTAGTTCATACTTATCAATTCAATTTAGTTAGTTGTCTTGAGATTAACTAACTTCAAGGGAAAATACTACACTATATAAAATCAGAACGATCAAAAACTTTTGTTCTCGcactttcatgtttttcttgctTTCATTTTTCTCATTCGCCTCTTTGTTGCACATTTGTGTTACATTTATCAGTTACAACTATAGCTTTTACTTTCTCAAAAGTTGTTAACTCATTTGTGAAGTTTTCAAAGTGGAATTGTTTCATAATAGGTAGTCGTCGTTACTTTTGGTCACTTGCGTGTAACTACTTtactcggccttttggctaagatcatatgtAGTACATGTTCCCTTTcaaggggaatggtgatgcacacccgacgatgatcacacagtcacagttccgatgcaaggggactggggtttagagcggatcagtcgttcggtagttaggttttcgtgcccaggttcattcctgggcgactttttcttaaaaagtacttgACGTATATTCTTAGTTTAACATCGCACCTGTTGGTTTGTCGTTGCCATGTAAGTCTCTGTCGTgctttgtaaatattcattaagCTCATCGAAGCTTAAACGAGATTGTTGATCCCACTGCCAGCAAAGTGACATTGCTTCATACCTATAAAAAGAATCAGTAAAAGAATTGCTGTAAACAGATCATTTGAAGTTTATTGAAGTTATCGTTGTCTTTAGAATCCTACTAGGTAAAATTAATAATGGTTTGGAAATGTAAACAATGCCAAATGCGTTTATTAGTACCTATCTTCAGCGCCGTACACAAACCTACAGTCTATGGTATGTGTTTGGAATTTGAACAACACATGTGAATCCAACAATAGTAGTTTATGTAGTGTTGTCGTTTTTCCAGTAAAAAAAAGGAAGTTTATCATTAACTTTTTGAAGTGTGTCCTTACATCAACCAAATAAGTTAGCTTAACCACAATGCCGGACATATtttaataaactatatatatgtggTACAAACGTGTTGGCCTGTCAAGCTCATTTACGCAAGCATAATTCATTATAGGCTTAAATTCTTAAAACATAAAGCACATAAATGACTTTTTTGGTACCTTCATGTACACATCTGtttctttgaaaatttgaaatacacttacaatatagaaatattatagTACAAAAGCCACAATTAGAGTCAGCCATTAACAGAGCATTATAATGATATCGAAAGCTTATTAAGCTGAAAACTGATCGTTGATGACAATTTTTAACTTACATTTGTCCAGGACAATTGCCAGGTCGTGTTAGTTTTCCTAAAACGTCTTTTGGTTTTAGTATGTCTTTATATTGTGGTATTTTAGCACCTACAATAAAAAAGGAGCACAAAAAGACATAGCAAGATCGCAGAACTGATGTGTCAACATCTATAATGAAACAACCCTATTGATTAATGCAAATATTGTGTTAATTAAATTGTGAATTATAATAGGTTAGAAATATTATCCACTTTCAGATGGTTTTCATAGTAGAAGCTCTGAATAGATAGTATTACTGTTCATCTTAAGTAAAAACTTATCGTGAAGAAATAAATTGAATTGTTAATTTTCAGTCTCAACAACACTGCATATTTccattttgtattctgaccaTGTTTTGTATTAAATCCTTTACTGTTAATATCATAACAACGTAACAATTGTATAGAATAAACATGTGTCAGAATATAATGGCTTTCTCCATATGTGTGCATGATGCAGATTGTACAACTAGTAGGTATTATAGTACGGTCTTATTCGATCTACGATCTTCTAGACTGAGAAAAACACGACAACACAAATGTCAACTATAGAAAGCTTTACAAACAAATCCTAAATATTCTGCATAAAAGCATTATTTAATACCTCTATGTAAAAGGAACGGTAATGCAAAATAATACTTACCATACGAAAATATTTCCCACAGGACAACTCCAACAGCCCAGAGATCGCTTTCTCGTGTATATTCTCCTTTTCGCTTCGCTTCCGGTGGGATATTCAAATGAACTATTCCATTATTCTAAAATAATAGAGGAAGTTCATTAAACGAAAACTAGATAAAAAATAtagcaatttttgttttactttgaatCGAATAGTAAATATTTCTGGCGAATATAATAAGAGTTATAAGAGTATATATCATGCAGCGTAAAGCGAAACACAAGTCGAGTTTCCATAGTAATTTTTCATATCAAGCAACAagaaattttaatgaatttgtatAAGGCAGCTTAAGTCACGAATTTTGATACATGCAGTAGCTTACCTTTTCAAGTTCCTCTTTAAGTCTGCCTCTTGAACACATTACGTAACAAAAGTCATAAAGTTTACAAGAAAAGGAAGAGTTTCCAGTTTGAGAAATAAGTAGTTTCTCAGTACTTAATCCGGGATGTATCCACTGAAAGATTCATGAAAAAAAGAATCCAGAAATTTGAAAGATGATTAGTCAAGTAAGCTTTAGAAGACACAAACGTTGCATGTCTCAAAGGATATTTGTACACAACGAAATTCAAGTAATTTTACAAACaaatcaagaaaataaaaaccgGAATAAAATtcttacatgtacagtagtttgaCTATACAACTTACATTACCAGATTACCAGATAAATTTAGTAACACTCACATATGTGATACTTTTTACAACTATTGGAATATTGCTACTATAAATCAGGATGTTATTTCGCAGGATTTTATTTCGTCATCACTCTCAATGTATTAACCAACACCAGACTTCCAACTGTTTAAAACGTTTTGTTTATCTGTAATTCATATTTGATAAGATTTGGCTCGATGCAATCTAAACCAGTGTGTTCTTTAAGTAATTGACAATACACCTTATGACAAATTAACCGATCAGTTGGAAAATAAGACATCatcacatatatttaatattattcgATAGATCAACTTTTACAAGACTAGTTTGAAAGAACTTGGCACTTCTATGAACCTGGTTCTAGCGAAAATGGATCGATGTACCGATCTTCATGACTCCATACTTTACATTATAACGCAATAATTTGTATCAACCCCGAAGATATACTGAATGTAAAAACACTCATTTATTTCCATATTAAGATATCTTACACCATTCTGATGAAGAAACTTCATGCCGTCGATAACGTTAGATGCAAATGTCAGAAAGTGCTGCGGTACCGGTTCCATTGCATTCCCGTAGAGAAAGCTTTGTCCAAAAGTAATTTCAAGATATGTTCTGACGGTGCCAAAAGCCATATATTCTTCCAAGCAGTATGTAACACCtgcagtatataataataataattttgaccaATATTAACACTACATAATGTAATAGAAATGtcattttcttgtattttatcATGCACAAACTATATTCGAATACATTTATGAATGAACCAACATTTTCATCATGCATTATTAATGTTGATAAAATATCATGCTTACAACCACTGATGATGGTGAACTTAAATGATGAGAGCAAAAATCTACCTGACTTCTCAAAAACTCCAAATGTTTTGACAACAGTTTCGTTTTTGGGAAGGGTGGCAATGTGTCGAAGGAAGTATTCCGTTTCCTCGGAAGCTTTTGTAACAtctgtaaaagaaaaatatcaagtaCAAAACAGACGGTCTGCATTGTAAACTAAGGCCAATCCCCTTTAACATATAGCTAAGATAACTTCATATTCTTTAAGTCTTAATATACAACCAGTAGTACGAGTGTGTGTAATCGTTGTATAAtctatatataaagtcattaaaacCAGGCTAACACTGTATTGTAAGTTACTGTAAGAGTAAGATTGCACACCATTCTCTTGGTTGTAATGTTATTGTTATAGCCACGCGATGTTGGCATACCATCGTATTGTTACTTTCTTTGTATATGTTAATTTTCACGTATTGTTGTAGTTGTATGCATCTCAGTTATGTTGGTAATTGTGTTAGTGTAATTGTGTGTTCTTTGTtaagtgtgtaaaagtaagttggcctgacgtttcgatcctagcaggatcttcttcagaggctaaatgacaagttacagtaacagaggggacaaaaaaacccctttgtcccctctgttactgtaacttgtcatttagcctctgaagaagatcctgctaggatcgaaacgtcaggccaacttacttttacacattctattacacaggctctctagtggataagcagtttgctaacagttttatttcattttctttgttaaGTGTCTTAGATATATATTGTAAGGAGCTGAGGCTCGGGTAGTCTGGATTGCGTCTCATTGGAATGGATATGGATTGGGCCGACGCACATAGTCGTATATAGTTAATAATTACATATTAGAAAGAGTTCCACGCCGTCTCAGTTTCGTGCTTAGTTGTGTACATATAATTTAACTGTCTCGCACTACTACGACAGGATGCATGTCGTAGCCGAATTAGCTGGTGAATGAATAATCATATATAGTAACGGTGCGTATAATGACACGGTGCAAGTTCTCAGAACATACCTGTACAACTCCTCATGTGTGTATAGGTTTCAGTTACAGTCCCTTTATTTAATATTCCAAGCCAACGCTCTCGCGTTGTTTCCGGGTTCAGTTGTGCAACAAACGTTACATACGCTCCGTCGAATTTCTTCAGCTTGTGTGGCTCCTGTGTATGGTCTTCTTCATCTATGCTTGCATACATGTCTGGATCATTAAATGGAAATAGTGATAGCTCATGAAGTGAGAATGTGGATATATAATAAACCAATCTAAACGACCAAATAATCAAACATTTGCCATGCAGGGGACTGCTGATTTTACAACGTTAAGCAATCATAACAGCATAAGGAGGAAGCTTATAGGTGACATAGTACGCATAGGATAACTATAAGCAGCATGTTTGTcttgatattttatattctaTGCAGAAAGAACGCTTTATAAATGTTTCTACAGCTTTTTCACTGTtcgtatttcttttttttctttgggtgGTGGCGTTTTTCACTTAAATTTTCTGGAATGATTTTACCTTTCAGGCAAAACTAATCAACTATTTTTTATAATGAGTTTAATTTGATTCAATGAACGAGATCCTACAACGAATGAACATTACCACGCATACAACAATAATACGTACCAAGATAATTTTTCTCAACAGTCTCCGAAGAATTTACAAGAGTATCGATACGTTGAAGTGCAAAATCTGGGGTTTGCGGAAGATCTCGCCTGTCGAAAAGAGTTGAAAATTTGCATCACTTGTTGTATAGTATGAAAGAAAGACCAAAAAATCAATTGTGAAATACTTGCTATATAGTAATGAAAGAAAGACCAACAAATACAAAGGTGCATTACTTGTTATAtggtaatgaaagaaaaacctACACAATCAAATGTGCATCACTTGTTATATAGTAATGAAAGAAAGACCTACACAATCAAATGTGCATCACTTGTTATATAGTAATGAACGCGAGACCTACACAATCAAATGTGCATCACTTGTTATATAGTAATGAAAGAAAGACCAACAAATACAAAGGTGCATCACTTGTTATATAGTATTGAAAGAAAAACCTACACAATCAAATGTGCATTACTTGTTATATGGTATTGAAAGAAAATCCTACACAATCAAATGTGCATCACTTGTTATATAGTAATGAAAGAAAGACCTACACAATCAAATGTGCATCACTTGTTATATAGTAATGAACGCGAGACCTACACAATCAAATGTGCATCACTTGTTATATAGTAATGAAAGAAAGACCAACAAATACAAAGGTGCATCACTTGTTATATAGTATTGAAAGAAAAACCTACACAATCAAATTTGCATTACTTGTTATATAGTATTGAAAGAAAAACCTACAAAATCAAATGTGCATTACTTGTTATATAGTAATGAAAGAAAGACCTACAAAATCAAATGTGCTTCACTTGTTATATAGTATTGAAAGAAAGACCTACAAAATCAAATGTGCATCACTTGTTATATAGTAATGAAAGAAAGACCTACAAAATCAAATGTGCATCACTTGTTATATAGTAATGAAAGAAAGACCTACAAAATCAAATGTGCATCACTTGTTATATAGTATTGAAAGAAAAACCTACAAAATCAAATGTGCATCACTTGTTATATAGTAATGAAAGAAAGACCTACAAAATCAAATGTGCATCACTTGTTATATAGTATTGAAAGAAAAaccttcaaaatcaaatgtgcATCACTTGTTATATAGTAATGAACGAGAGACCTACACAATCAAATATGCATCACTTGTTATAtagtaatgaaagaaaaacctACAAAATCAAATGTGCATCACTTGTTATATAGTAATGAACGAGAGACCTACAAAATCAAATGTGAATCACTTGTTATATAGTTATGAACGCGAGACCTACACAATCAAATGTGCATCACTTGTTATAtagtaatgaaagaaaaacctACAAAATCAAATGTGAATCACTTGTTATATAGTAATGAAAGAAAGACCTACAAAATTAAATGTGCATCACTTGTTATATAGTAATGAACGAGAGACCTACAAAATCAAATGTGCATCACTTGTTATATAGTAATGAAAGAAAGACCTACACAATCAAATGTGCATCACTTGTTATATAGTAATGAAAGAAATACCAACAAATACAAAGGTGCATCACTTGTTATATAGTAATGAAAGAAAGACCAACAAAACCATGTACAATTTCGCAGCTGTGCTGCCGGTGATGTGTTCTACTTGTGGTAGCTATTCAATGATCTAGCTGACATTGTCTAGTATTTATCATTTAAATGGTTAGTATTGTCGTCTTATCTATATAGTTCATCATGTCCACTTTATCGTTCGACGCCGGGTGAAACCATCCTTACttggatgttttatattttatttcattgagATATTTCGATGCCTTCCTCATTGTTATTCGTTCGTAGTCATTCAATGTATCATAAATGATAAGATATTAAACATGTACTAATTACGGAATATaatcaatgcaaaaaaaaaagggaaaacgGTGATGAAAATTAAGTTAAATTAAGAgtatatcaaaatgaaaaaagaaatacattaCCTTACTGCTCTTAGATTAGAGCACCACGACAAACATTTCTCTGAAAATACATGAAAAATTGATTAAATAACGAAATGCTTGATTGTGAACATAATCATATGCAACGACGGTAACAGCTTCACTTGTTCACCgtgtattattttcatctttattAATGTGACCATTACGCACGTTATGAAAAACTAAATTGGTTTAATGAATACATCGTTATGCAACTAACCTTAAATAAAAAGGTTTATTATCCTCTTTTGTTAAGTGTGTCATTCAGTAACTAAGCACTTTTGTAACGATGgcttaattatttaattaatgatTGTTAAAAGTAAACTGCTTTTAGTTGACCATTTTATAAGGAAGTGCAAACACATGTGATAAGTCTAAACGCATAAGTGTAACAATTATATAgctgttattaaaaaaaaatggatactTGCTCTTAGTTGACATGGTGACAAGCAAAGCAAGGATGAAGGTAGCAATCACTGAGATGGTATATATTATCCAGGAACTATCACTCCGTAATATCGACGAGCTTACTGccagaaaaataatacattaaCTGTTAAGTTCAATTCAATGATGTTCTTCGGGGAAGTAAAATAATATTAGGCCACCCTCTTCCCCATCGCCGCTTCCACACAAACAttacccaccctccccctcccctccatcacGGGACATCACATATTTGATGATTTTTGTAAAAGTAGGTAATAGGTTGGAAAATCCAGAGCAGTTGAAAATCTTCCAGCCTTtatcgggattcgaacccaggcccGGGATTGCTAGATCTGCCATAACCCACAAACTA is a genomic window containing:
- the LOC139977101 gene encoding uncharacterized protein isoform X1, which produces MKINLSATCPYKITSAVWTLACFLIFEGCLGMKTQTEAIGSCAKLTCTNNFTGEDVTSLWYFENVTITDAVHSHTKEPYNQDDRYTSKLLDDGRSASLEITNVTVGDVGTYSCVMYTGLRLWKEYMFLQIYSQPELRANKSILENETITAVCCVDVTPIWTIVELSWTLDEITFTPVEHDTQTNLSDSVSRLCSFASFQSDRKQHNKDLVCDVEGGRKGMSKQILNVWYPATVQMVTPSTINVAYDADILLVICKVDGNPPPDVSLQKLNDMFEWKTIDIKPLNKSNLTTQLWEFQLPSKDTYVNGMYRCTANNALGNIVVSSIISVEKDVSSSILRSDSSWIIYTISVIATFILALLVTMSTKKKCLSWCSNLRAVRRDLPQTPDFALQRIDTLVNSSETVEKNYLDMYASIDEEDHTQEPHKLKKFDGAYVTFVAQLNPETTRERWLGILNKGTVTETYTHMRSCTDVTKASEETEYFLRHIATLPKNETVVKTFGVFEKSGVTYCLEEYMAFGTVRTYLEITFGQSFLYGNAMEPVPQHFLTFASNVIDGMKFLHQNGWIHPGLSTEKLLISQTGNSSFSCKLYDFCYVMCSRGRLKEELEKNNGIVHLNIPPEAKRKGEYTRESDLWAVGVVLWEIFSYGAKIPQYKDILKPKDVLGKLTRPGNCPGQMYEAMSLCWQWDQQSRLSFDELNEYLQSTTETYMATTNQQVDTRAAASAMEPQPDIYNKEIYKVSN
- the LOC139977101 gene encoding uncharacterized protein isoform X2; amino-acid sequence: MKINLSATCPYKITSAVWTLACFLIFEGCLGMKTQTEAIGSCAKLTCTNNFTGEDVTSLWYFENVTITDAVHSHTKEPYNQDDRYTSKLLDDGRSASLEITNVTVGDVGTYSCVMYTGLRLWKEYMFLQIYSQPELRANKSILENETITAVCCVDVTPIWTIVELSWTLDEITFTPVEHDTQTNLSDSVSRLCSFASFQSDRKQHNKDLVCDVEGGRKGMSKQILNVWYPATVQMVTPSTINVAYDADILLVICKVDGNPPPDVSLQKLNDMFEWKTIDIKPLNKSNLTTQLWEFQLPSKDTYVNGMYRCTANNALGNIVVSSIISVEKDEKCLSWCSNLRAVRRDLPQTPDFALQRIDTLVNSSETVEKNYLDMYASIDEEDHTQEPHKLKKFDGAYVTFVAQLNPETTRERWLGILNKGTVTETYTHMRSCTDVTKASEETEYFLRHIATLPKNETVVKTFGVFEKSGVTYCLEEYMAFGTVRTYLEITFGQSFLYGNAMEPVPQHFLTFASNVIDGMKFLHQNGWIHPGLSTEKLLISQTGNSSFSCKLYDFCYVMCSRGRLKEELEKNNGIVHLNIPPEAKRKGEYTRESDLWAVGVVLWEIFSYGAKIPQYKDILKPKDVLGKLTRPGNCPGQMYEAMSLCWQWDQQSRLSFDELNEYLQSTTETYMATTNQQVDTRAAASAMEPQPDIYNKEIYKVSN